Below is a genomic region from Demequina sp. NBRC 110054.
ACCTCAAGCTCCTCCGTGCCGAGCCCGACGTCGTCCGGCAGTCGCAGATCGCCCGTGGCGACGACCCCGCGATCGTGGACCAGGTCCTCGAGGCCGACGCGGCCAACCGCGCCGCCCTCCAGGAGTTCGAGGTCGCGCGCGCCGAGCAGAAGTCCCTCGGCAAGCTCGTCGCCCAGGCCAAGGGCGAGGAGAAGCAGGAGCTTCTCGCGCGCACCAAGGAGCTGTCCGCTCGCGTGAAGCAGCTCCAGGCCGACGCCGACGCCGCCTCGGCCAAGGCCGTCGAGCTCGCGTGGTCGCTCGGCAACATCCCCGAGCCCGGCGTCCCGGCTGGCGGCGAGGACGACTACGCGGTGCTGCGCCACGTCGGCACCCCGCGCGACTTCGCGGCCGAGGGCGTCGAGGTGCAGGACCACCTCGCGATCGGCGAGGGCCTCAAGGCGATCGACATGGAGCGCGGCGCGAAGGTGTCGGGCTCGCGCTTCTACTTCCTGACCGGCATCGGCGCGCGCCTCGAGCTCGCGATCCTCAACGCCGCGATGGCGACCGCGATCGACCACGGCTTCTCGCCGATGATCACGCCGACCCTGGTGCGTCCCGAGTCGATGTCCGGCACGGGCTTCCTGGGCAAGCACGCCGAGGAGATCTACTACCTCGAGCGCGACGACCTGTACCTGGTCGGCACGTCGGAGGTCGCGCTCGCGGGCTACCACTCGGACGAGATCCTCGACCTGTCCGACGGCGCCCTGCGCTACGCGGGTTGGAGCGCGTGCTACCGCCGCGAGGCCGGATCGGCAGGCCGCGACACCCGCGGCATCATCCGCGTCCACCAATTCCACAAGGTAGAGATGTACGCCTACTGCCGCCCCGAGGACGCCGCCGAGGAGCACGCCCGCTTCCTGGCCGCCGAGGAGTACATGCTCCAGGCCCTCGAGCTCCCGTACCGCGTGATCGACACGGCCGCCGGCGACCTCGGCATGAGCGCCGCCCGCAAGTTCGACTGCGAGGCGTGGCTGCCGAGCCAGGAGCGGTGGATGGAGGTCACCTCGACCTCGAACACCACGACGTATCAGGCGCGCCGTCTCAAGATCCGCGAGAAGGGCGAGAAGGGCACCGAGCCCGTCGCGACCGTCAACGGCACGATCGGCACGACGCGCTGGCTCGTCGCGCTGCTCGAGAACCACCAGCAGGCCGACGGCTCGGTCTACGTGCCCGAGATCCTTCGCCCGTACCTGGGCGGCGAGGAGTACCTCAAGCCCGTCGTCTGACCCGGCGAGCGCCGCATCGTCCGTCCGTCCCGGGCGAGTGCAGCATCGTCTGTGCCTCCTGGAATCGCATGGCGCCCGGTTGTGCCGCGATTCTCGGCCCTGGTGCGATTCCAGGGCGCACCGGCCCGGCACGGCGGGTGGGGAGGAATTCACCGGCCCGTCGCCTCGCTGGCGTAGGGTGCCACGCATGACGCGCGACCCGGCGACCCTGCGCCCTCCCCTCGACCGCGACGCCTGGCGTCTGGTCGGGCTCGACATCGACGGCACCCTCATGCACTGGGGTGGGGACATCTCCGACGCCGTGGTCGAGGCGGTCTCCAAGGTCCGCATGTGCCGCAGCCATGTGATCCTCGCGACCGGTCGCACCATCATCGGGACGATGCCGGTGCTCGAGCGGCTCGGGATCCGTCGCGGGTGGGCGGTGTGCGCGAACGGCGCCGTCACCGTGAAGCTCAACCCGCAGAGCCCCGGCGGCTACGACATCGTCGAGACCACGACCTTCGATCCCACGGCCGCGCTCGACCTCATCCGTCGGGAGATGCCCGATGCTTTCTTCGCGGTCGAGGACCTCGGCGTGGGCTTCCGCGTGAACCGCGAGTTCCCCATGGGCGAGCTCGACGGACGCCAGATCGTCGTCGACTCGTTCGAGGAGCTCGCGTCGCAGGAGGTGACCCGTGTCGTCATCCGCAAGCCCGACGCGGACGTGAGCCACTTCGACGACCTGGTCCACCGCATCGGCCTCAACGACGTGACGTACGCCGTCGGCTACTCCGCGTGGCTCGACCTCACGCCGCCCAACGTCACCAAGGCCTCGGCGCTCGAGGCGCTGCGTCGCCAGCTGGGCGTGTACCCGGACCACACGGTCGCGGTGGGAGACGGCAACAACGACATCGACATGCTCAAGTGGGCGGGCACTTCGGCCGCGATGGGCAACGCCCCCGAGGCGGTGTGCGCGGTCGCCGACCAGGTCGTCGGCTCGGTCGACGAGGACGGCGTGCTCGAGGTGCTCGAGCCCCTGATCGACCCGGAGCGGCTCGCGGTCCTCTGATCGGATGCCGGCCTCACCCGGCCCCCGCATCGTCCCCCGACGCGCTCGCGTGTCGGCCCTGAGATTGGTTCAGACTGTCGGGGGTGATCGGGTCGGGCGACTTCTCGTGACGTAGCCCCTGGTGCGTGGCTAGTCTGGCCGCATGACGTGGCTGACCTCCGACGCTCACCGCCGCTGGCTCGAGAGCGAGACCGACCGGCTGCTCCACTTCGGCCGCGAGAGCCGCGACGCGAGGGGCGGGTTCGGCTACCTCGATGCGTCGGGCGCGATCGATCCCGACCGCGACGTCGAGCTGTGGATCACGTGCCGCATGACCCACGTGTACGCGCTCGGGGCACTGCTGGGCAGGCCCGGCTGCACCGCGTACGTCGACCACGGCGTCGACGCTCTGCTGGGGCGCCTGCGCGACGAGGAGCACGGCGGGTGGTTCGCCGCGATCGGCGCGGACGGCCCCACGAACACGGCGAAGGAGGCCTACGGCCATGCCTTCGTCATCCTCGCCGCTGCCTCGGCCGCCGCGATCGGCAGGCCCGGCGCGATGGGGCTGCTCGAGGCCGCCGTCGCGGTCCACACCGAGCGCTTCTGGGATGACGAGGCGGGCATGAGCCGCGAGTCGTTCTCGCGCGATTGGTCCGACGAGGAGGACTACCGCGGGGTCAACGCCAACATGCACACCGTCGAGGCCTACCTCGCTGCCTCCGACGTGCTCGGCGACCGCGAGCTGCTCGACCGCGCCGCCCGCATCACGACCCGAGTGATCGACGGCTTCGGCCGCGCGAACGGGTGGCGGCTGCCCGAGCACTTCGACCGCGACTGGAACCCGCTGCTCGACTACAACGAGGACGAGCCCGCGCACCCGTTCCGCCCCTACGGAGCCACGGTCGGTCATGCGCTCGAGTGGTCGCGGCTGATCGTGCAGTGCGCCTCGTCCCTCCAGCAGACCGGGCGCGCGGCCCCCGACTGGATGGTCCCGGCCGCGCGCGAGCTCTACGCCGCGGCGGTGCGCGACGGGTGGCACGTCGACGGGCACTCGGGCTTCGTCTACACGACCGACTGGGAGGGCGCCCCCGTCGTGCGCGAGCGCATGCACTGGGTCGTCGCCGAGGCCGTGGGCGCCGCCGCCGTGCTCTGGCGCGCCACCAAGGCTGCGGAGTACACCGAGCAGTACCAGCAGTGGTGGGACTTCATCGGCGAGCACCTCATCGACGTGGACCAGGGCTCGTGGCATCACGAGCTGTCGACGGCGAACGAGCCGTCGGCGACGGTCTGGGCCGGCAAGCCCGACCTCTATCACGCGCTCCAGGCCACGCTCCTGCCGCGCCTGCCCGCCTCGCCCGCGCTCGCGGCCTCGCTCGCTGCGGGGAATCTCGACCGCGCGTAGCCGTACCGCCCTTCGCGGGCGCCACGGGCGGACGCGCGCGGCACGCGGACGATGCGGGTGCCGGGTCGCGTCGGGTCGCGAGGCTACGTGGTCAGCACGAGTGAGCCGGTGACCCCGCCGGCCTCGAGCATCGTGTGCGCCGCCGCAGCGTCGGCCAGCGGGAACGTCGCGTGCACGAGCGGTCGCACGCGGTCCGGCACGAGCGGCCACACCGTGCGCTCGACGTCCGCGACGATCGCCGCGCGCTCTTCGAGCGGCCGCGCGCGCAGGGTCGTGCCGATCACCCGTGCCCGCTTCGCCAGCAGCATCCCGAGATCGAGCTCGCCGCGCGAACCCTTCTGCATGCCGATCACGACGAGCCGTCCATCAGTCGCGAGCGCGCGCAGGTTCGGTTCGAGGTAGGCCGCCCCGACGACGTCCAGGATCACATCGGCGCCGCCTCGCGCCGCGACCTCGGTCGCCCAGTCCTCGGTGCGATAGTCGAACGCCGCCTCCGCCCCGAGCTCGACGCAGCGGTCCGCGCGGTCGCGGCCGCCGGCGGTCGCCAGGACGCGCATGCCCAGCGCCGCGCCGAGCTGCACCGCGATCGATCCCACGCCGCCGAGCCCGCCATGCACGAGCAGGGTCTCGCCCGCCTGCGCGGTGGCTTCGCGCAGGTTCGACAGCGCGGTGCACGCCGCCTCGACGAGGGCCGCGGCCTCGCTCATCGACAGTCCCGCCGGGACCGGGAGGGTGAGCGACTCGTGGACCGCGACCTTCTCCGCGTAGCCACCGCCGGGAAGGAGCGCGCAGACGCGGTCGCCTACGCGTCGTGCGGTCACTCCCTCGCCGACTGCCGAGACCGTGCCCGCGACCTCCAGGCCGGGCCACTCGGGTGCGCCCGGCGGCGAGGGGTAGTGGCCCTTGCGCTGAAGCACGTCCGCACGATTGACACCGGATGCTTCAACGCCGATGATGACCTCTCCGGGTCGCGACGAAGGGTCCGGAACGGTGGCTTGCCTGAGCACCTCTGGCCCTCCGGCCGCAGCGCAGCGGGTGACATTCATCACACTCTCCGGCCCTGTCCCGTCATAGTGACGACGGTATAGCGTCTCAAGGTGAGTCAGGCCACACGCATTCATGTTCTCGGGGACCGGGCCGATAACAGGGAGTGCCGGCGCATACCGGGTGCGCGAGGCTGACGCCCATGGGTGACGACCCGTGGGATAGAGGGAGAAGATTCGATGCTCCAGAGATTGGGTATCCGCAGCAAGATGCTGCTGACGGTGGCTGTGCCGCTGCTCGTGCTGCTGCTCACCGGTATCGGCGTCGTCGGATTCTCCTGGGTCGATCTCAGCTCCGCCCGCAACGCGCAGACCGTCGTCTCCGCCCTCGACGACGCTCGCGACCTCGGTGAGGCCTTCACCGACGAGCGCTACTACACCGTCTCCTTCCTCGACGCCATCCAGGTGGGACGCGACGAGCAGTCCACCGCCGTGAGGGCCACCAATCAGGCCTACGCCGACGTCATCGACACGCTCGCGGGCGCGGAGGACTCCGACGCCGCTGATGTCGTCACGTCCCAGCTCGCCGCCGTCGTCGGCAGCGGCGACGACCTCGTGCCCTCCCTGCGCGCGGTCGGCATCGAGACGACCGAGGAGGGCCTGTCCTTCCCTGCGAGCGACGAGGCCACCCAGGTGCGCCTCGACTACGCCGACGTCTCCGCCGCGGTGGAGCGCCTCGCGATCAGCGACGCTGCTTCCGCGACCGGGACCTCCGCGCAGCTCGAGGCGCTCGCGGCCGACCTTGACGCCGAAGGCCTCGCAGCCCGCAGGCTCTTCACCGAGCCGGTGCCGTTCCTCGAGGGCATGCTCGCCACGTGGACGCCGACCGAGCGCGCGATCGAGACCCTCACCGCATCCGCCCAGCAGATCGACGACACCGACGAGAATGCCGCCGTCCTCGCCCGTACCGCCGAAGGAAAAGAGCTCCTTGAGGAGCTCGCGACCATGCGCCAGGCCGCGGCGCTCGGCTCCGCGAACTCGTCGACGACCCTCGAGTACTACTCGCAGCTCATCACCCTGAACCTCCAGGCAGCGACCTCCGCGTCGGCGGCGGCCGCGGACGCCGACCTGAACTCGCGCATCAACGCGTTCGGTCGCCTCAGCGCGCTCACCGAGTCGCTCGAGTACGAGAAGATCGTCGTC
It encodes:
- the serS gene encoding serine--tRNA ligase encodes the protein MIDLKLLRAEPDVVRQSQIARGDDPAIVDQVLEADAANRAALQEFEVARAEQKSLGKLVAQAKGEEKQELLARTKELSARVKQLQADADAASAKAVELAWSLGNIPEPGVPAGGEDDYAVLRHVGTPRDFAAEGVEVQDHLAIGEGLKAIDMERGAKVSGSRFYFLTGIGARLELAILNAAMATAIDHGFSPMITPTLVRPESMSGTGFLGKHAEEIYYLERDDLYLVGTSEVALAGYHSDEILDLSDGALRYAGWSACYRREAGSAGRDTRGIIRVHQFHKVEMYAYCRPEDAAEEHARFLAAEEYMLQALELPYRVIDTAAGDLGMSAARKFDCEAWLPSQERWMEVTSTSNTTTYQARRLKIREKGEKGTEPVATVNGTIGTTRWLVALLENHQQADGSVYVPEILRPYLGGEEYLKPVV
- a CDS encoding HAD family hydrolase; the encoded protein is MTRDPATLRPPLDRDAWRLVGLDIDGTLMHWGGDISDAVVEAVSKVRMCRSHVILATGRTIIGTMPVLERLGIRRGWAVCANGAVTVKLNPQSPGGYDIVETTTFDPTAALDLIRREMPDAFFAVEDLGVGFRVNREFPMGELDGRQIVVDSFEELASQEVTRVVIRKPDADVSHFDDLVHRIGLNDVTYAVGYSAWLDLTPPNVTKASALEALRRQLGVYPDHTVAVGDGNNDIDMLKWAGTSAAMGNAPEAVCAVADQVVGSVDEDGVLEVLEPLIDPERLAVL
- a CDS encoding AGE family epimerase/isomerase, whose translation is MTWLTSDAHRRWLESETDRLLHFGRESRDARGGFGYLDASGAIDPDRDVELWITCRMTHVYALGALLGRPGCTAYVDHGVDALLGRLRDEEHGGWFAAIGADGPTNTAKEAYGHAFVILAAASAAAIGRPGAMGLLEAAVAVHTERFWDDEAGMSRESFSRDWSDEEDYRGVNANMHTVEAYLAASDVLGDRELLDRAARITTRVIDGFGRANGWRLPEHFDRDWNPLLDYNEDEPAHPFRPYGATVGHALEWSRLIVQCASSLQQTGRAAPDWMVPAARELYAAAVRDGWHVDGHSGFVYTTDWEGAPVVRERMHWVVAEAVGAAAVLWRATKAAEYTEQYQQWWDFIGEHLIDVDQGSWHHELSTANEPSATVWAGKPDLYHALQATLLPRLPASPALAASLAAGNLDRA
- a CDS encoding NAD(P)H-quinone oxidoreductase, which encodes MNVTRCAAAGGPEVLRQATVPDPSSRPGEVIIGVEASGVNRADVLQRKGHYPSPPGAPEWPGLEVAGTVSAVGEGVTARRVGDRVCALLPGGGYAEKVAVHESLTLPVPAGLSMSEAAALVEAACTALSNLREATAQAGETLLVHGGLGGVGSIAVQLGAALGMRVLATAGGRDRADRCVELGAEAAFDYRTEDWATEVAARGGADVILDVVGAAYLEPNLRALATDGRLVVIGMQKGSRGELDLGMLLAKRARVIGTTLRARPLEERAAIVADVERTVWPLVPDRVRPLVHATFPLADAAAAHTMLEAGGVTGSLVLTT